CTCGCCGCGGCCACGGGGGACGCGGACCGGGAACACCTTTTTCCCGGGAGGCGTCATCTTGCGGACCAGGTGTGGGTTGAGGCGCACGAGCTCCTTCTCCGTCGACCCGATCGCGGCGGCGACCGTCTCCAGCTCCACTCCGCCCGGCACGTCCACCGAGTCCACGCGCAGCGGAAGCCAGCGCTCCACGTTCCCCAGCCCGTGCTTGTGCGGCTCCTTGGCCACCAGCGCCGCGGCCACCATCTGCGGCACGTACTCGCGCGTCTCGCGCGGCAGGGCGTGGCGGATGCGCCAGAAGTCGCCGTCCTTCCCCGTCGACCGCCCGGTCACCTTCTTCATCACCCGCTCCACGCGGCCCTGCCCGGTGTTGTACGCCGCGGCGGCCAGGTACCAGGCCCCGAACTGCGCGTGCAGGTCCGTCAGATAGCGCAGGGCGGCGTCGGTGGAGCGCTCCGGATCGCGCCGCTCGTCGACGTACGAGTCCACGCGGAGGCCGTAGTCGCGCGCCGTGGGGGCCATGAACTGCCAGAGGCCCACCGCGCTCACCCGCGACTTGGCGTTGGTGTTGAACCCGCTTTCGATCATGGAGAGGTACAGCAGGTCCTCGGGCATGCCGCGCGCGCGCAGCTTGGCGCGGATCATCTCCTCGTAGCGGCCGGAGCGCTTGAGGTAGAGGGCCATCTCGTCCTGCTGGCTCCCCGTGAAGATGCCTACGAAGCGGAGCACGGAGGCGTTGCGGACGACCGGGATGTCGAAGCT
The Longimicrobium sp. DNA segment above includes these coding regions:
- a CDS encoding transglycosylase SLT domain-containing protein, with amino-acid sequence MEFRTAWPVAVLLGSVMGAAVLATDGPDARNTAALRKSLFAAEAQAADPSASFDIPVVRNASVLRFVGIFTGSQQDEMALYLKRSGRYEEMIRAKLRARGMPEDLLYLSMIESGFNTNAKSRVSAVGLWQFMAPTARDYGLRVDSYVDERRDPERSTDAALRYLTDLHAQFGAWYLAAAAYNTGQGRVERVMKKVTGRSTGKDGDFWRIRHALPRETREYVPQMVAAALVAKEPHKHGLGNVERWLPLRVDSVDVPGGVELETVAAAIGSTEKELVRLNPHLVRKMTPPGKKVFPVRVPRGRGELFAAQFERVKAEAEAREVVRLAEAKAAETRRAEIRRAEAKRAETRRASRPRSGSRARTHTVRRGESLWTVARRNDMTVAQLRRANGMRSSSRLQPGQKLVIPRAR